One part of the Eubalaena glacialis isolate mEubGla1 chromosome 19, mEubGla1.1.hap2.+ XY, whole genome shotgun sequence genome encodes these proteins:
- the CACNG5 gene encoding voltage-dependent calcium channel gamma-5 subunit isoform X1: MDACRRKALTLLSSVFAVCGLGLLGIAVSTDHWLYLEEGVVLPQNQSTETKMSLHSGLWRVCFLAGEERGRCFTIEYVMPVSTQLTSESTVNVLKMIRSATPFPLVSLFFMFIGFILSNIGHIRPHRTILAFVSGIFFILSGLSLVVGLVLYISSINDEMLYTTKDAETYFTYKYGWSFAFAAISFLLTESAGVMAVHLFMKRCTAEDVYRPHPGFYRPRLSNCSDHSGQFLHPDAWARGRSPSDISSDVSLQMSSSHPALLRCPDYRQLSSSPC, from the exons ATGGATGCCTGCAGGAGAAAGGCCCTGACCCTGCTGAGCAGCGTCTTTGCCGTGTGCGGCCTGGGCCTGCTGGGCATCGCGGTCAGCACGGACCACTGGCTGTACCTGGAGGAGGGCGTGGTCCTGCCCCAGAACCAGAGCACCGAGACCAAGATGTCCCTGCACTCAGGCCTGTGGAGGGTCTGCTTCCTCGCAG GTGAGGAGCGGGGACGCTGCTTCACCATAGAGTATGTGATGCCTGTGAGCACCCAGCTCACCTCCGAGTCCACGGTCAACGTGCTAA AAATGATTCGCTCGGCCACGCCGTTCCCCCTGGTCAGCCTCTTCTTCATGTTCATCGGCTTCATCCTGAGCAACATTGGACACATCCGTCCCCACAGGACAATCCTGGCCTTTGTCTCCggcatcttctttatcctctcCG GCCTCTCGCTGGTGGTGGGCCTGGTGCTGTACATCTCCAGCATCAACGATGAGATGCTCTACACGACCAAGGATGCAGAGACCTACTTCACCTACAAGTACGGATGGTCGTTTGCCTTCGCTGCCATCTCCTTCCTCTTAACGGAG AGTGCGGGGGTGATGGCCGTGCACCTGTTCATGAAGAGGTGCACCGCCGAGGACGTGTACAGGCCTCACCCCGGCTTCTACCGCCCGCGTCTGAGCAACTGCTCCGATCACTCGGGCCAGTTCCTGCACCCGGACGCCTGGGCGCGAGGCCGCAGCCCGTCCGACATCTCCAGCGACGTCTCCCTGCAGATGAGCAGCAGCCACCCCGCCCTGCTCAGGTGCCCCGACTACCGCCAGCTGTCTTCCTCCCCCTGCTGA
- the CACNG5 gene encoding voltage-dependent calcium channel gamma-5 subunit isoform X2, with translation MDACRRKALTLLSSVFAVCGLGLLGIAVSTDHWLYLEEGVVLPQNQSTETKMSLHSGLWRVCFLAGEERGRCFTIEYVMPVSTQLTSESTVNVLKMIRSATPFPLVSLFFMFIGFILSNIGHIRPHRTILAFVSGIFFILSGLSLVVGLVLYISSINDEMLYTTKDAETYFTYKYGWSFAFAAISFLLTESAGVMAVHLFMKRCTAEDVYRPHPGFYRPRLSNCSDHSGQFLHPDAWARGRSPSDISSDVSLQMSSSHPALLR, from the exons ATGGATGCCTGCAGGAGAAAGGCCCTGACCCTGCTGAGCAGCGTCTTTGCCGTGTGCGGCCTGGGCCTGCTGGGCATCGCGGTCAGCACGGACCACTGGCTGTACCTGGAGGAGGGCGTGGTCCTGCCCCAGAACCAGAGCACCGAGACCAAGATGTCCCTGCACTCAGGCCTGTGGAGGGTCTGCTTCCTCGCAG GTGAGGAGCGGGGACGCTGCTTCACCATAGAGTATGTGATGCCTGTGAGCACCCAGCTCACCTCCGAGTCCACGGTCAACGTGCTAA AAATGATTCGCTCGGCCACGCCGTTCCCCCTGGTCAGCCTCTTCTTCATGTTCATCGGCTTCATCCTGAGCAACATTGGACACATCCGTCCCCACAGGACAATCCTGGCCTTTGTCTCCggcatcttctttatcctctcCG GCCTCTCGCTGGTGGTGGGCCTGGTGCTGTACATCTCCAGCATCAACGATGAGATGCTCTACACGACCAAGGATGCAGAGACCTACTTCACCTACAAGTACGGATGGTCGTTTGCCTTCGCTGCCATCTCCTTCCTCTTAACGGAG AGTGCGGGGGTGATGGCCGTGCACCTGTTCATGAAGAGGTGCACCGCCGAGGACGTGTACAGGCCTCACCCCGGCTTCTACCGCCCGCGTCTGAGCAACTGCTCCGATCACTCGGGCCAGTTCCTGCACCCGGACGCCTGGGCGCGAGGCCGCAGCCCGTCCGACATCTCCAGCGACGTCTCCCTGCAGATGAGCAGCAGCCACCCCGCCCTGCTCAG ATAG